Proteins from one Nitratidesulfovibrio sp. genomic window:
- a CDS encoding benzoate/H(+) symporter BenE family transporter, producing the protein MLKRILSESSLSALVAGLVAVIVSYAGPAALMFQAADAAHLTQAQLSSWIWAISVASGVTGIGLSLRYRVPVITAWSTPGAALLAAGWTAYSYPEAIGAFIAVGVAITVFGVTGLFAAFMDRIPKAVVSAMLAGILFRFCVDVFTRTQAAPLLVAPMLLVWLAARRLAPRYAVLLPLLAGLLVAGLTGQLSFGAVSAAPAVPVLTMPHFTMGALLGLGVPLFVVAMAGQNATGLGVMRASGYDTPGSPLVTWTGVASTLLAPFGSHGVNLAAITAAICTGPEAHADPARRYWAGIFCGGFYVLVGTFGATLVGLFTALPQALVAVVSGLALLGAFLGGLTQATEDPVHRESAIITFLVTVSGVSLLGVGSSFWGLLAGLLVGAVLVGPQARLQAAIHARSEGVAARR; encoded by the coding sequence ATGCTGAAGCGCATCCTGTCAGAATCGTCCCTCTCTGCCCTTGTGGCGGGCCTTGTGGCGGTCATCGTCTCCTATGCCGGACCTGCCGCGCTGATGTTTCAGGCCGCCGATGCCGCGCACCTGACCCAGGCCCAGTTGTCCAGCTGGATCTGGGCCATTTCCGTGGCCAGCGGCGTGACCGGCATCGGCCTCAGCCTGCGTTACCGCGTGCCGGTGATCACCGCGTGGTCCACCCCCGGTGCGGCGTTGCTGGCCGCCGGATGGACTGCCTACAGCTATCCTGAGGCCATCGGGGCGTTCATCGCCGTGGGCGTGGCCATCACCGTGTTCGGGGTCACCGGGCTGTTTGCCGCGTTCATGGACCGCATTCCCAAGGCCGTGGTGTCGGCCATGCTGGCGGGCATCCTGTTCCGGTTCTGCGTGGACGTGTTCACGCGCACGCAGGCCGCCCCGCTGTTGGTGGCCCCCATGCTGCTGGTGTGGCTGGCGGCTCGGCGTCTGGCCCCGCGCTATGCCGTGCTGCTGCCGCTGCTGGCGGGGCTGCTGGTAGCGGGGCTGACCGGCCAGCTTTCGTTCGGCGCGGTAAGCGCCGCGCCCGCTGTGCCGGTGCTGACCATGCCCCATTTCACCATGGGGGCGTTGCTGGGCCTTGGCGTGCCACTGTTCGTGGTGGCCATGGCCGGGCAGAACGCCACGGGCCTTGGGGTCATGCGCGCATCCGGCTATGACACCCCCGGCAGCCCGCTGGTGACGTGGACGGGCGTGGCATCCACCCTGCTGGCGCCGTTCGGCTCGCACGGGGTAAACCTTGCGGCCATCACCGCCGCCATCTGCACCGGGCCGGAAGCCCACGCGGATCCGGCGCGGCGCTACTGGGCGGGCATCTTCTGCGGTGGCTTCTACGTGCTGGTGGGCACCTTCGGCGCCACGTTGGTGGGCCTGTTCACGGCCCTGCCGCAGGCGCTTGTGGCAGTGGTGTCGGGCCTGGCCCTGCTGGGGGCCTTTCTTGGCGGGCTGACCCAGGCCACGGAAGACCCGGTGCACCGGGAAAGCGCCATCATCACGTTTCTGGTCACCGTGTCCGGGGTGAGCCTGCTGGGCGTGGGCTCGTCGTTCTGGGGGCTGCTGGCGGGCCTGCTGGTCGGGGCGGTGCTGGTGGGGCCGCAGGCGCGGTTGCAGGCGGCCATTCACGCGCGCTCGGAGGGCGTGGCGGCGCGCAGGTAG
- a CDS encoding HDOD domain-containing protein yields MPPSAAWADAELSRRFAQVDLAHPLLAKLADWARVLLLRDGQPDSPRVTVQHPGTADGSRPATVRTTAPHPTAPRADTPSLAALLARRPALTTPPEVVQRLSALVTSDDATPDDVAQVIQHDTYLTAAVLRIVNSPLHAPLVPVETVQRAVMMLGMRQILSLVTAASLMRLMTPRDVVARRTFWRHAACVATAARALAVACGGAEPGRTFVAGMLHDIGHLLLMGNLPDLAAQISRRATEGAMPIQAAERELLGYDHCDIGRRLLDAWRLGDAVAEAAGTHHEADARAWSDLGVYVHLGDCIAVALGYHMPGDELLHKPARGALDRLKLSPADFSSLVGHILADTEAMEQALFGDVTA; encoded by the coding sequence GTGCCCCCCTCTGCCGCATGGGCAGACGCGGAACTGTCCCGGCGCTTTGCCCAGGTGGACCTGGCCCATCCGCTGCTGGCCAAACTTGCGGACTGGGCGCGCGTGCTCCTGCTGCGCGATGGGCAGCCGGACTCTCCCCGCGTGACCGTGCAGCACCCCGGCACCGCAGACGGCAGCCGACCCGCCACGGTCCGGACCACCGCCCCCCATCCCACCGCACCACGGGCAGACACGCCCTCGCTGGCCGCGCTGCTGGCCCGCCGCCCGGCCCTGACCACCCCGCCGGAAGTGGTGCAGCGCCTGAGCGCGCTGGTGACCTCGGATGACGCCACCCCCGACGACGTGGCGCAGGTCATCCAGCATGACACCTACCTGACCGCCGCCGTGCTGCGCATCGTCAACAGCCCGCTGCACGCCCCGCTGGTGCCCGTGGAAACGGTGCAACGCGCAGTGATGATGCTGGGCATGCGCCAGATTCTCAGCCTGGTCACCGCCGCATCACTGATGCGCCTGATGACCCCGCGCGACGTTGTGGCCCGGCGCACCTTCTGGCGACACGCCGCCTGTGTGGCCACCGCCGCCCGCGCGCTGGCCGTGGCCTGCGGCGGAGCCGAGCCGGGCCGGACCTTTGTTGCGGGCATGCTGCACGACATCGGCCACCTGCTGCTGATGGGCAACCTGCCGGACCTGGCGGCCCAGATATCCCGCCGCGCCACGGAAGGCGCCATGCCCATCCAGGCAGCAGAACGCGAGTTGCTGGGCTACGACCATTGCGACATAGGCCGTCGGCTGCTGGATGCCTGGCGGCTGGGCGATGCCGTGGCCGAAGCAGCGGGCACCCACCATGAAGCCGATGCCCGCGCCTGGAGCGACCTGGGTGTATACGTGCACCTTGGCGACTGCATTGCCGTGGCTCTGGGCTACCACATGCCGGGTGACGAACTGCTGCACAAGCCCGCGCGCGGCGCGCTGGACCGCCTGAAGCTGTCCCCCGCCGACTTCTCTTCGCTGGTTGGGCACATCCTCGCCGACACCGAGGCCATGGAACAGGCCCTTTTTGGCGACGTGACGGCCTGA
- a CDS encoding long-chain fatty acid--CoA ligase, whose amino-acid sequence MELQTLTLRRVLERSAELYADQPALSQIGGTPITFRELLEHATTVSALLAEQGVTRGDRVAILSESMPNWGIAYFAITAMGAIAVPILPEFHADAVHHIIRHSEAKVVFVSERLFTKLEDGQFDTPPELIQIENFHPVQQGATRDKLRELKERGLREFRRLRDKAMRFTHVAAEEPGEDDVAAIIYTSGTTGHSKGVVLTHRNIVWDADAVKSIVRIVPGDRMLSILPLSHTYECTLGLVLPVLNGAHVHYMDKPPTARALLPALAQVRPTAMLSVPLVIEKIFKSAVLPKFTDTWLKRRLYALPFVRRKLHAMAGKKLLQTFGGALRIFCIGGAAIAPDVERFLREAGFPYAIGYGLTETSPLVAGCGPSDTRLTATGWPLTGVEVRIDAPDPATGEGEILVRGPNVMREYAKAPEITASVFTEDGWFRTGDLGKFDRDGYLYIKGRLKNVIVGPSGENIYPEEVEAVIQQSPYVMESLVFQLDGRLAARIHLDYARLDEEFGGLPAAKAHEKVAALLEELRNDVNTKVSTFARLHKVIEQTEPFEKTPTHKIKRYLYVEQ is encoded by the coding sequence ATGGAGTTGCAGACGCTTACCCTCAGGCGGGTGCTGGAACGCAGCGCCGAACTGTACGCCGACCAGCCCGCGCTGTCGCAGATAGGCGGCACGCCCATAACCTTCCGCGAACTGCTCGAGCACGCCACCACGGTATCTGCCCTGCTGGCGGAACAGGGCGTGACGCGCGGAGACCGGGTGGCCATCCTTTCGGAAAGCATGCCCAACTGGGGTATCGCCTATTTCGCCATTACCGCCATGGGCGCCATCGCCGTGCCCATCCTTCCGGAATTTCACGCGGATGCCGTGCACCACATCATCCGCCATTCGGAAGCCAAGGTGGTGTTCGTCTCCGAACGGCTGTTCACCAAGCTGGAGGACGGCCAGTTCGACACCCCGCCGGAACTCATCCAGATAGAGAATTTCCACCCCGTGCAGCAGGGGGCCACGCGCGACAAGCTGCGCGAACTGAAGGAACGCGGCCTGCGCGAATTCCGACGCCTGCGCGACAAGGCCATGCGCTTCACCCACGTTGCCGCCGAAGAGCCGGGCGAGGACGACGTGGCGGCCATCATCTACACCTCCGGCACCACCGGCCATTCCAAAGGCGTGGTGCTGACCCACCGCAACATCGTGTGGGACGCCGACGCGGTGAAAAGCATCGTGCGCATCGTCCCCGGCGACCGCATGCTGTCCATCCTGCCCCTGTCGCACACCTACGAATGTACGCTGGGGCTGGTGCTGCCGGTGCTGAACGGCGCGCACGTGCACTACATGGACAAGCCGCCCACGGCGCGCGCCCTGCTGCCCGCACTGGCCCAGGTGCGGCCCACGGCCATGCTGTCGGTGCCGCTGGTCATCGAAAAGATCTTCAAGTCCGCCGTGCTGCCAAAGTTCACCGATACCTGGCTGAAGCGGCGGCTGTATGCGCTGCCCTTCGTGCGGCGCAAGCTGCATGCCATGGCGGGCAAGAAACTGTTGCAGACCTTTGGCGGGGCGCTGCGCATCTTCTGCATCGGCGGCGCGGCCATCGCGCCCGACGTGGAACGCTTTCTGCGCGAGGCGGGCTTTCCGTACGCCATCGGCTACGGCCTGACCGAAACCTCGCCCCTTGTGGCGGGCTGCGGGCCGTCCGACACCCGGCTGACCGCCACCGGCTGGCCCCTGACCGGGGTGGAGGTGCGCATCGACGCGCCCGACCCGGCCACCGGCGAAGGCGAAATACTGGTGCGCGGCCCCAACGTGATGCGCGAATACGCCAAGGCGCCGGAAATCACCGCCTCCGTCTTTACCGAGGACGGCTGGTTCCGCACCGGCGACCTCGGCAAGTTCGACCGCGACGGCTACCTGTACATCAAGGGCAGGCTGAAGAACGTCATCGTGGGGCCCAGCGGAGAGAACATCTACCCCGAAGAGGTGGAAGCGGTTATCCAGCAGTCGCCGTACGTGATGGAATCGCTGGTGTTCCAGTTGGACGGCAGGCTGGCGGCCCGCATCCACCTGGACTACGCGCGGCTGGACGAGGAATTCGGCGGCCTGCCCGCCGCCAAGGCGCACGAAAAGGTGGCCGCCCTGCTGGAGGAACTGCGCAACGACGTGAACACCAAGGTGTCCACCTTCGCGCGGCTGCACAAGGTCATCGAGCAGACCGAACCCTTCGAGAAGACGCCCACCCACAAGATCAAGCGCTACCTGTACGTCGAGCAATAG
- a CDS encoding Dabb family protein codes for MLKHIVWWTLKDEAEGASAAENAAKMKAMLDPLMGKIPSLKGLEVSTTFLGTTTEPVQIILVSTHDDAEGLKAYAEHPEHMQCVDFIKKIVASRKAIDFTV; via the coding sequence ATGCTCAAGCACATCGTCTGGTGGACCCTGAAGGACGAGGCCGAAGGCGCCTCCGCCGCCGAAAACGCCGCCAAGATGAAGGCCATGCTCGATCCGCTCATGGGCAAGATTCCCAGCCTGAAGGGGCTGGAGGTGAGCACCACCTTCCTCGGCACCACCACCGAGCCGGTGCAGATCATCCTGGTGTCCACCCACGACGACGCCGAAGGGCTGAAGGCCTACGCCGAACACCCCGAACACATGCAGTGCGTGGACTTCATCAAGAAGATCGTGGCTAGCCGCAAGGCCATCGACTTCACGGTGTAG
- a CDS encoding methyltransferase domain-containing protein: MGCKGYFDAVAGDWDTLRAGFFSEAVREAACARAPLAPGQTVADVGAGTGFVTEALVAQGVAVMALDANAAMLDVLRAKPFAAGGPGLPPVDCRVCEGNALPLPDGAVDHAFANMYLHHVDAPGAALREMTRIVRPGGRVVLTDLDRHDNAFLLQEHHDRWPGFRRGDVARWLREAGLRDVRVEDAGGTCCATSACGCGSASISIFVAWGTRCPRPAGGS; the protein is encoded by the coding sequence ATGGGATGCAAGGGCTATTTCGATGCCGTGGCGGGCGACTGGGATACCCTGCGCGCCGGATTCTTTTCCGAGGCCGTGCGCGAGGCGGCCTGCGCGCGGGCACCACTGGCCCCCGGCCAGACGGTGGCGGACGTGGGCGCGGGCACCGGCTTCGTCACCGAGGCGCTGGTGGCGCAAGGCGTGGCCGTCATGGCGCTGGACGCCAACGCGGCCATGCTGGACGTACTGCGGGCCAAGCCCTTCGCGGCGGGCGGCCCCGGTCTGCCCCCGGTGGACTGCCGGGTCTGCGAGGGCAACGCCCTGCCCCTGCCCGACGGCGCTGTGGACCACGCCTTCGCCAACATGTACCTGCACCATGTCGACGCCCCCGGCGCGGCCCTGCGCGAGATGACGCGCATCGTCCGGCCCGGCGGCAGGGTGGTGCTGACCGACCTTGACCGGCACGACAACGCCTTTCTGCTGCAGGAACACCACGACCGCTGGCCCGGCTTCCGGCGCGGGGACGTGGCCCGCTGGCTGCGCGAGGCGGGCCTGCGCGACGTGCGGGTGGAGGACGCAGGCGGCACCTGCTGCGCCACATCCGCCTGCGGTTGCGGCAGCGCCAGCATCTCCATCTTCGTAGCCTGGGGCACCCGGTGCCCCCGACCGGCTGGCGGGTCGTGA
- a CDS encoding LysR family transcriptional regulator: MELYQLRTFAEVADTGNLTRAAERLHASPPAISAHIRALEDELGVTLFRRTPRGMELTDAGRDLRERAGTVLAGAEELRSRALALRGEPEGQVTLALHAASNLLRVDAAHARLRAAAPRVRLRLSRAMSWEVVADLRSGALDAGFLYLADQTSPGGAADGVTGPEGVVVTPLARVGLHVIGPLEWADVLQTGTLAELAALPWLWVPCECPFCPVMERLFAEVGVEPTVAAVAEQEDALCALAAGGAGLTVMVEAEARAAVAEGRLALREQPVAHVTLVFAVSAARAEEPALVALRDAVCAAWSADAAPIAG, from the coding sequence ATGGAACTCTATCAGTTGCGCACCTTTGCCGAGGTGGCGGACACCGGAAACCTGACCCGCGCGGCGGAACGGCTGCACGCCAGCCCGCCCGCCATCAGCGCGCATATCCGCGCGCTGGAGGACGAACTGGGGGTGACCCTGTTCCGGCGCACCCCGCGCGGCATGGAACTGACCGACGCCGGGCGCGACCTGCGTGAGCGGGCAGGCACGGTGCTGGCCGGGGCCGAGGAGTTGCGGTCGCGTGCGCTGGCACTGCGCGGCGAGCCGGAGGGGCAGGTGACCCTTGCCCTGCACGCGGCCTCGAACCTTTTGCGGGTGGATGCGGCGCATGCCCGACTGCGCGCGGCCGCGCCCCGCGTGCGTCTGCGCCTGTCGCGCGCCATGAGCTGGGAAGTGGTGGCCGACCTGCGGTCAGGCGCGCTGGACGCGGGCTTCCTGTACCTGGCGGATCAGACCTCGCCCGGTGGGGCGGCTGACGGCGTGACAGGGCCGGAAGGAGTGGTCGTGACGCCCCTGGCGCGGGTGGGGTTGCACGTCATTGGTCCGCTGGAATGGGCGGACGTGCTGCAAACGGGCACCCTGGCCGAACTGGCGGCGCTGCCCTGGCTGTGGGTGCCGTGCGAGTGTCCGTTCTGCCCGGTGATGGAGCGCTTGTTTGCCGAAGTGGGCGTGGAACCCACCGTGGCCGCCGTGGCGGAGCAGGAGGACGCCCTGTGCGCGCTTGCCGCCGGAGGCGCCGGGCTGACGGTGATGGTCGAGGCCGAGGCGCGCGCCGCCGTGGCGGAAGGCCGACTGGCACTGCGCGAGCAGCCGGTGGCGCATGTGACGCTGGTGTTCGCCGTGTCCGCCGCCCGGGCCGAGGAACCGGCGCTGGTGGCGCTTCGTGACGCGGTGTGCGCTGCGTGGAGCGCGGACGCCGCCCCTATAGCTGGCTGA
- a CDS encoding hemolysin III family protein — protein sequence MVSSLRDPVSGLTHCIGALLSVLGTVLLVVRAASPLLPWHVVTFSVFGVSMVLLYTASTLYHWLPLQERGTRLLRRVDHSMIFVYIAATYTPICLIPLRGPWGWSLFGCVWAVAVAGIFTKVFWLHAPRWVSTGIYLGMGWMALAGIYPLVMNLQAGALAWLVAGGAFYSVGAVIYALKRPNRFRHFGFHEIFHLFVMAGSFCHFVVMYSYVSQL from the coding sequence ATGGTGTCCAGCCTGCGCGACCCGGTCAGCGGCCTTACCCACTGCATCGGCGCACTGCTGTCCGTGCTGGGCACGGTGCTGCTGGTGGTGCGCGCCGCCTCGCCCCTGCTGCCGTGGCACGTGGTGACCTTTTCCGTCTTCGGGGTGTCCATGGTGCTGCTGTACACGGCCAGCACCCTGTACCACTGGCTGCCGCTGCAGGAACGGGGCACGCGCCTGCTGCGCCGCGTGGACCATTCCATGATCTTCGTCTACATCGCGGCCACGTACACGCCCATCTGCCTCATCCCGCTGCGCGGGCCGTGGGGCTGGTCGCTGTTCGGCTGCGTGTGGGCGGTGGCCGTGGCGGGCATCTTCACCAAGGTGTTCTGGCTGCACGCCCCGCGCTGGGTATCCACGGGCATCTACCTGGGCATGGGCTGGATGGCCCTTGCGGGCATCTACCCGCTGGTCATGAACCTGCAGGCCGGAGCCCTGGCCTGGCTGGTGGCGGGCGGCGCGTTCTATTCGGTGGGCGCGGTGATCTACGCCCTGAAGCGCCCCAACCGCTTCCGGCACTTCGGCTTCCACGAGATATTCCATCTGTTCGTGATGGCGGGCAGCTTCTGCCACTTCGTGGTCATGTATTCCTACGTCAGCCAGCTATAG
- the ftsY gene encoding signal recognition particle-docking protein FtsY: MGFFSAIKKLWTPRDEDAPTAPPAAPRDAAATTPEPAAPDAPGTQDAPWRADLARALRQSEPRLSVWLGHVLAGVEEADDTLWERLRFLFAALETPDTEAEAFIADFRRWLAAMDYRYVADFRSELQYRLALALDLEDEEDERNRLFLKLTEGLARTREQITGRIDALLASHGRIDATFWEELEEILIMADVGFEPATQLVGRLKERARKAGTDDPAAFRDLLREELQDIFRAPRRIAAVTPPEVVLMIGVNGVGKTTTIAKLAHRARMQGKKVLIAAADTFRAAAIEQLEVWAKRVGADFHAKSAGSDPAAVAFEAMDVALAGGYDIVFVDTAGRLHTKVNLMEELHKIRRILERKHPGAPHRSILVIDATTGQNALSQTRLFNEACGVDEIVLTKLDGTAKGGIVVAVAMQFGIPITFVGLGEKMEDLRPFDGGDFALALLGVGREVGRPDTE, encoded by the coding sequence ATGGGTTTCTTCAGCGCCATCAAGAAATTGTGGACTCCCCGCGACGAGGATGCGCCCACGGCACCGCCAGCGGCCCCACGGGACGCCGCAGCAACGACGCCGGAACCGGCAGCCCCCGACGCGCCGGGCACACAGGACGCCCCCTGGCGGGCGGACCTTGCCCGCGCCCTGCGCCAGTCCGAGCCGCGCCTTTCGGTGTGGCTGGGCCACGTGCTGGCCGGAGTGGAAGAGGCGGACGACACGCTGTGGGAACGGCTGCGCTTCCTGTTTGCCGCGCTGGAAACCCCGGACACCGAGGCGGAAGCCTTCATCGCCGACTTCCGGCGCTGGCTTGCCGCCATGGACTACCGGTATGTCGCCGACTTCCGCTCCGAACTGCAATACCGCTTGGCCCTTGCCCTTGACCTGGAGGACGAGGAAGACGAACGCAACCGCCTGTTCCTGAAACTGACCGAGGGCCTGGCCCGCACGCGCGAGCAGATCACCGGCCGCATCGACGCCCTGCTGGCCTCGCATGGCCGCATCGACGCGACCTTCTGGGAAGAGCTGGAAGAAATCCTGATCATGGCGGACGTGGGCTTCGAACCCGCCACGCAGTTGGTGGGCCGCCTGAAGGAACGCGCCCGCAAGGCGGGCACCGACGACCCCGCCGCCTTCCGCGACCTGCTGCGCGAGGAATTGCAGGACATCTTTCGCGCGCCGCGCCGCATCGCCGCCGTGACCCCGCCCGAGGTGGTGCTGATGATCGGCGTCAACGGCGTGGGCAAGACCACCACCATCGCCAAGCTGGCCCACCGCGCCCGCATGCAGGGCAAGAAGGTGCTCATCGCCGCGGCGGACACCTTCCGCGCGGCGGCCATCGAACAACTGGAAGTGTGGGCCAAACGCGTGGGGGCCGACTTTCACGCCAAGTCCGCCGGGTCGGACCCGGCCGCCGTGGCCTTCGAGGCCATGGACGTGGCGCTCGCGGGCGGCTACGACATCGTGTTCGTGGACACGGCGGGCCGCCTGCACACCAAGGTCAACCTGATGGAAGAGCTGCACAAGATCCGCCGGATTCTGGAGCGCAAGCACCCCGGCGCGCCGCACCGCTCCATCCTGGTCATCGACGCCACCACCGGCCAGAACGCCCTGTCGCAGACCAGGCTGTTCAACGAGGCCTGCGGGGTGGACGAAATAGTGCTGACCAAACTGGACGGCACTGCCAAGGGCGGCATCGTGGTGGCGGTGGCCATGCAGTTCGGCATTCCCATCACCTTCGTGGGGCTTGGCGAAAAGATGGAAGACCTGCGCCCCTTTGACGGCGGCGACTTTGCCCTGGCCCTGCTGGGCGTGGGCCGCGAGGTAGGTCGACCGGACACCGAATAG
- a CDS encoding ATP-binding protein gives MSNTTASKGLSVPDIIKGRSLSRDLTVSLVVMVLVVVAALFSFVYVQISRDMLHEVDRKADEYITRLADILSIPMWNFDARTMDQIGSVFAQYELINEIHIEDAQGNTLFRVRKGADPDATVFRERAVRFESETIGRVSMVVTLQDYRRSLERLLKASALIMGSVLVVLLASTGVLLRVFLRRPLEALRSGMDQIARGDFAYDMRSIAHAELAQIAENFSRMCSQVEQRENELHAINTKLQDEIQSRRQTELALRASEERYALVVGGTSDGIWDWDLIANSVYFSPRWKSIVGYEDHELPNRLDEWKERVHPDDLDTVLHAHDDYLARRVPEFQVEYRMRHKDDSYRWILGRGAALWDAKGVPVRMAGAHTDITARKEVEQELREAKNNLDNILNAMPSIIVGVDQSGSITLWNRTAERVTGQPRDAVLGRPVGEALPDFGFLLDEIRRSIAEGGTIALDKTPVSGPGVTRYFDIVIYPVVSRGSFGAVVRLDDITGRIRIEEMMVQTEKMLSVGGLAAGMAHEINNPLGGILQGAQNIQRRLEPDFAPNVVAAHEAGCSMDSIRSYLDRRGILRFLEGIRESGNRAANIVSNMLEFSRRSESRWQRVSLPYLVDRTLELAANDYDLKKKYDFRHIDIVRDFAADLPDLPCMPTEIEQVLLNLFKNAAQAMHLRGERSDPPRISVSLRHEGSALRIDVADNGPGMEEDVRRRVFEPFFTTKSVGEGTGLGLSVSYFIITTNHGGTFTVDSEPGRGTVFTLRLPLDQRHVTT, from the coding sequence ATGAGCAACACCACCGCCAGCAAAGGACTCTCCGTCCCGGACATCATCAAGGGGCGCTCGCTGTCGCGCGACCTCACCGTGAGCCTCGTGGTGATGGTGCTGGTGGTGGTGGCGGCGCTGTTCTCGTTCGTCTACGTGCAGATTTCGCGCGACATGCTGCACGAGGTGGACCGCAAGGCCGACGAATACATCACCCGCCTGGCCGATATCCTGTCCATTCCCATGTGGAACTTCGATGCGCGCACCATGGACCAGATCGGTTCGGTGTTCGCGCAGTACGAACTGATCAACGAAATCCACATCGAGGACGCCCAGGGCAACACCCTGTTCCGGGTGCGCAAGGGGGCCGACCCCGACGCCACCGTGTTCCGTGAACGGGCCGTGCGCTTCGAGTCCGAGACCATCGGCCGCGTGTCCATGGTGGTCACCCTGCAAGACTACCGGCGCAGCCTGGAGCGGCTGCTGAAGGCCAGCGCCCTGATCATGGGCAGCGTGCTGGTGGTGCTGCTGGCTTCCACCGGGGTGCTGCTGCGCGTGTTCCTGCGCCGCCCGCTGGAGGCGTTGCGATCAGGCATGGACCAGATAGCCCGGGGCGACTTTGCCTACGACATGCGCTCCATCGCCCATGCCGAACTGGCCCAGATCGCGGAAAACTTTTCGCGCATGTGCAGCCAGGTGGAGCAGCGCGAGAACGAACTGCACGCCATCAACACCAAGTTGCAGGACGAGATCCAAAGCCGCCGCCAGACCGAACTGGCCCTGCGCGCCAGCGAGGAACGCTACGCCCTTGTGGTGGGCGGCACCAGCGACGGCATCTGGGACTGGGACCTCATCGCCAACTCCGTGTATTTTTCGCCGCGCTGGAAATCCATCGTCGGCTACGAAGACCACGAGCTTCCCAACCGGCTGGACGAGTGGAAGGAACGGGTGCATCCCGACGACCTGGACACCGTGCTGCATGCCCACGACGACTACCTTGCCCGGCGCGTGCCCGAGTTCCAGGTGGAATACCGCATGCGCCACAAGGATGACAGCTACCGCTGGATCCTGGGGCGCGGCGCGGCCCTGTGGGACGCCAAAGGGGTGCCCGTGCGCATGGCCGGTGCCCATACCGACATCACCGCCCGCAAGGAAGTGGAGCAGGAACTGCGCGAGGCCAAGAACAACCTCGACAACATCCTGAACGCCATGCCCTCGATCATTGTGGGGGTGGACCAGTCCGGCAGCATCACCCTGTGGAACCGCACGGCGGAACGCGTTACCGGCCAGCCGCGCGACGCGGTGCTTGGGCGCCCCGTGGGCGAAGCCCTGCCCGACTTCGGCTTTCTGCTGGACGAAATCCGCCGCTCCATCGCCGAGGGCGGCACCATTGCGCTGGACAAGACCCCCGTGTCCGGTCCCGGCGTTACCCGCTATTTCGACATCGTCATCTACCCCGTGGTTTCGCGGGGCAGCTTTGGCGCCGTGGTCCGCCTGGACGACATCACCGGCCGCATCCGCATCGAGGAGATGATGGTGCAGACCGAAAAGATGCTGTCGGTGGGCGGTCTTGCGGCGGGCATGGCGCACGAGATCAACAACCCCCTCGGCGGCATCCTGCAGGGGGCGCAGAACATCCAGCGCAGGCTTGAACCGGACTTCGCCCCCAACGTGGTGGCCGCCCACGAGGCGGGATGCTCCATGGATTCCATCCGGAGTTACCTGGACCGCCGGGGCATCCTGCGTTTTCTGGAGGGCATCCGCGAATCGGGCAACCGTGCGGCCAACATCGTTTCCAACATGCTGGAATTCAGCCGCCGCAGCGAATCGCGCTGGCAGCGGGTGTCGCTGCCGTATCTGGTGGACCGCACCCTGGAACTGGCGGCCAACGACTACGACCTGAAGAAGAAGTACGACTTCCGGCATATCGACATCGTGCGCGACTTCGCTGCCGACCTGCCCGACCTGCCGTGCATGCCCACCGAAATCGAACAGGTGCTGCTGAACCTGTTCAAGAACGCCGCCCAGGCCATGCACCTGCGCGGCGAGAGGTCCGACCCGCCGCGCATCTCGGTAAGCCTGCGGCACGAGGGCAGCGCGTTGCGCATCGACGTGGCCGACAACGGCCCCGGCATGGAAGAGGACGTGCGGCGCAGGGTGTTCGAGCCGTTCTTCACCACCAAGAGCGTGGGCGAGGGCACGGGGCTGGGACTTTCGGTGTCGTACTTCATCATCACCACCAACCACGGCGGTACCTTTACCGTGGATTCCGAGCCGGGCCGGGGCACGGTGTTCACCCTGCGGCTGCCCCTGGATCAGCGCCACGTGACCACCTAG